From a region of the Helianthus annuus cultivar XRQ/B chromosome 5, HanXRQr2.0-SUNRISE, whole genome shotgun sequence genome:
- the LOC110943884 gene encoding leucine-rich repeat extensin-like protein 5, giving the protein MATYDWFFTPSYHSSPAQPPIDDPQLQAVSPPPLPVEEPPQQPPQPPPEPPRRRRNARMSVRGGPRFSSPRGSSSYPPIPEDPQMGGPSNAAPEDNPPQASYAPPMPPVGFDNPIPTYPGSSGYNPYGDPSGYPLGYGTHDPYLTAAQYHHLYPSTYPSMPPTDYPIQGYQYPPYQPPPSQQLQQQQQTQEILERLDKVEHKTKKNKERHTSFMKGLANLIKGKKK; this is encoded by the coding sequence ATGGCTACCTATGACTGGTTCTTTACTCCATCTTATCATAGCTCTCCGGCTCAACCACCTATAGATGATCCTCAACTTCAAGctgtctcaccaccaccactcccggTAGAGGAGCCACCGCAGCAGCCACCGCAACCACCTCCCGAGCCTCCGAGGCGAAGGAGGAACGCTCGCATGTCCGTTAGAGGAGGACCCCGTTTCAGTTCTCCTCGAGGGTCGAGTTCCTATCCCCCTATTCCAGAGGACCCTCAGATGGGTGGGCCCTCAAACGCGGCACCGGAGGATAATCCTCCGCAAGCTTCTTATGCACCACCTATGCCGCCTGTGGGATTTGATAACCCTATTCCTACGTATCCAGGTTCTTCCGGGTATAATCCTTATGGAGACCCGTCGGGATATCCATTGGGCTATGGAACTCATGACCCATATCTTACGGCTGCGCAGTATCACCACCTTTATCCTTCTACTTACCCTTCTATGCCTCCAACTGACTACCCAATTCAGGGTTATCAGTATCCTCCATATCAACCACCTCCATCCCAGCAActacagcagcagcaacaaacTCAGGAAATCTTAGAGAGGTTGGATAAGGTTGAGCATAAAACTAAGAAGAACAAGGAGAGACATACTAGCTTCATGAAAGGTCTCGCCAACCTTATCAAGGGGAAGAAGAAATAG